The sequence CTGGGGGAGGAGGCCTACGGGTCTTCTTTTCCCAAACTCACCCTCTCTGCGGTTTGCCTTCACAGACACTCACTCTCTGTCCTATAATTTCACCATCGATCCTCAGCCCAGACCTGGACAGCCATGGTGTGAGGTTCAAGGCCATGTGGACAGAGAGGTTTTTCTCTCCTATGATTGTGCTCATGCTAAGATCACATTCACAAGTCCATTGGGAGAAGAAGTAAAAACCGTAAAGCCCTGGGAAACACAGATCGAAACACTTGAAGACATCAGGGACCACCTGCTTGACTTTACACTGGAGAAACACAGGGTCACGGGTAAGTTAGAAAGTCGAAGTACAGGAGGAGACTGGGGCTTAAAAACACAGTTGGATGTTGGTCCTTCCCTAGTCGTCCAGAGGAAAGAGCAGGTGTTGCATGAGAGACCAGGGCCAGATCAGCTGGGCCCAGGAGAGGTGAACCCAGGGGAGGTGGACCCAGGTGGGGCAAAGAATCTGTCAAGCCCAGAGGCTGAACTCTTTCTTTCCCACGGTGGGAGCAGACCCTCTCACCCTACAGGCCAGGATGACATGTCACTGTGAGGATGACAGACACATCAGTGGATCCTGGGAGTTTGGCTTGAATGGACTAATGAGCCTCCACTTTGATTCGGAGAATGGACACTGGAGAGTAGATCACCCTGGAGGCAGATGGATGAAAGAGAAGTGGGGGAATGACAGAGCTGTGACAGACTTCCTGAAGAAGGTCTCCATGGGAGACTGTCTGGCCTGGCTTAAGGCTTTCATGGTGCGCTGGGAGAAAATGTTGAAGACCTCAGGTAAgtgagaagggaggagaaagtGATAGTCCTCTCATGGTGACAtagaccctgtgtgtgtgtgcgtgtgtgtgtgtgtgtgtgtgtgtgtgtgtgtgtgtttgagaaagTGATCCATCGGAGGAGTGTTGTCCTGGGAGAACAATGAACCGGGGGTGCTCTGTcatcctccttcctcttccaccTCCTGACGTCTCTCCTCACAGCGCAGGCCTTTGGAAGATTGAACATGGATTTTTGCTGATGTGAAGCCTGTAGACATCTTTTTGATTTCTGggatttatttctcactgtacCCTTTTCCAGAATCATTTTTCAAATGTCACCAATCCTGCTTCTGGAATTCTGTCAATACCACCTCTGCTCTCAGCTCCTGAGGACTCCATCCTCATGTCACCGTCTCTGACATCACAGCAGGACTGAGTGGCTGTGTTGGAAACCTTGCTCCCCCATTAGCTGTCAGAGCCCCATGAGGACTGGGCTCCTCCCATCCCCCCATCTCGCCTGGGGATCTATCACTGGGGCTTCCATGTGATAGGTGTAAACTGTCTGCACAGTAGGGATACCTGAGTCGGGGGCGAGGAGGCATCTGCCAAGTTTGGGGTCTGGACAAGGGCGTCACTCTTACTCTCCTTGCAGCATCACCGACCACGGGCCCCCCTAGATTCCAACCCAGGGCCACAGCCATCAAGTCCAAAGCCTGGATCCTCCCCGTGGTCCTCACCAGTTTCATCATAACTGTCTTCCTGGGCTGAGTCCTTTCCAGGAGCAGGTACTGAGGGCAGAATCCACAGGGAAGGCAGGGGCACAGGGCCTGGTGTGAGGAGGGGGAAGGTGAATCCCAGCCAATCCCCGCCGCTCACTGAACCTCCACGTCCTGGAAATGAGCAGCTGAATAATACCCCATATCATCTGAGAGCAGAACTCAGACAAACTCAGCCCTGAGATCTGAGAGGTCCTCACTATCAGGTGACATTGTGAAAAGGGAGGGGCCCTCACTAGGCTGAGGGCCTATTGATGCTGAAAGGGTTCAGCCACGTCCCCTGACTGAGCACAGACCGCTGGCTGGCAGGGCCCAGGGTGGGTGGTGTGAGGACAGCAGGCGCTCAGGGCGAGGGCAGGACTTCTGGGGCTGAGAGCAGCATGGGGGCTCCACATGACGTGTCAGCGGGGAGGGGGGGAAGGGCTGGGAAGGCCTTTGCAGACCCAGCTCCAAAGGCCTGTCCTCACAGGAAGTGGCTTGTGCCAGGCAGGCAaggcaggagccccacaggaGAGACTGTGGGGAGGGGCGAGGCCAGCCTGAGCTCCTGGGGCAGCAGCAGTTCTGACTCAGCCTGTGGCCTGCTCGTCACCAGCCTCCTGGGGACCCAGAGCCTCCATCACTGAGCAGCCCTTCCTTGAGCAGAGGTGCCTGGGGATGGTGGGCCTGAGCTGGGGTGGAGGCGCCCAGCTGGGCGGGACCAGAAAGAGATGGGGGCAGGGACCCTGGTCCTGAGAGCTGTGTGTGCTGCTGGTTCAGAGGCTGGAGGGGAGCGAAGGAAGGAGGTTTGCCTGCAGCCCCCCAGGGCTGTCAGGAAGCAAGGCCCCTCCTCCGGGGACCTGCTCCCTGGTCCTTTAGGCCCCCCTCGGGGAGGATCCGGACCTGAGTGAAGggagcaggttgattcctcactGGCTCCAGTCCTGAGCCTGAGCAGGGGGTGTCGGGGCCTGGGGTGACTCTGTgatgcaggaaggaaggaggaggggacaagacgctgctgggcctggggtgggggtggggtggaggacatAGGAGCCCCCAGTGAGGGCGGggctggagggggctggggaggggcagccccaggaaagggACAGGATTCCTCAGCCTCCTGGACAAACACCCTTTTTTTTTCTACAGGAGATGGTGCTTTCAGGAAGCCACAACAGGTGCTCTTGTTGCCCTCATGGAACAGTCTTTCCTAGGCCACCATTGTTCTGCTTCTGTTCACTTTAGAGCCAGGAGACCAGAGCGAGGAGTTCTGAGCCTGCCTTCCAGTTACGACGGCGCAGGTTCTGCACTGTCTCATGACTCTAGTCACATCTGGTGAACACCCTCTtcagtctcttttttttcccatcgTCTTTTGCCTCTTTCTCTTGGTTGTGAGTGCTGGAATCCCTGCAATGAAATGTTCAACTACTTGAACAAGAAATCTCCTCACATAGGACACTTTCTGTCTTCTAGTTGGAGAAAAATCAGAGTCTTCTCTGTATGGCAATCTCATTGTTGCAAATGATGATAATGCAAGAAAAATACCATCTGCTATTACAGAACACAGGGATTCTTTCTATGTTCAGAGAAACAACTTCAGAGTGTTTTGAACagaacaaaatattatttctgaatGTCTCTTTTAGTCATTTTATTTCCTAA is a genomic window of Muntiacus reevesi chromosome 3, mMunRee1.1, whole genome shotgun sequence containing:
- the LOC136165154 gene encoding UL16-binding protein 1-like, which codes for MCGPETCLGFLVLLLIVWFSGTRGDTHSLSYNFTIDPQPRPGQPWCEVQGHVDREVFLSYDCAHAKITFTSPLGEEVKTVKPWETQIETLEDIRDHLLDFTLEKHRVTDPLTLQARMTCHCEDDRHISGSWEFGLNGLMSLHFDSENGHWRVDHPGGRWMKEKWGNDRAVTDFLKKVSMGDCLAWLKAFMVRWEKMLKTSASPTTGPPRFQPRATAIKSKAWILPVVLTSFIITVFLG